In the genome of Vicia villosa cultivar HV-30 ecotype Madison, WI linkage group LG7, Vvil1.0, whole genome shotgun sequence, one region contains:
- the LOC131620188 gene encoding uncharacterized protein LOC131620188, which translates to MDQRLIGILRDRDEDDVNVIEPYFEIPECIEIGYYGKAAVEPLLCLVPSVQIPAKFKVPDFEKYKGSSCPQSHLVMYARKMSTYADNHQLLIHYFQDSLTGAALKWYTGLDSTNIRTFNDLGEAFVRQYKYNSDMAPDRDQLRSMAQKDHEAFKEYAQRWRETAAQINPPLKEKEMTKIFLNTLSPFYYERMIASAPSDFTEMVNMGMRLEEGVRTGRLTKEGGSSSGTKKFGSGFPKKKEQSVDMVYKIVDQLMQTPSKISILSLLLNSEAHREALMKVLDQAFVDHDVTVDHFDGIIANITACNNLSFCDEELPEEGKNHNLALHISMNCQSDSLSNVLVDTGSSLNVMPKTTFARLSYQGMPMKFSGVVVKAFDGSRKSVIGEVNLPMTIGPHTFQITFQVMDIQAAYSCLLGRPWIHEAGAVTSTLHQKLKFVTNGKLVTISGEQALMVSHLSNFSFIGADDVEGTPFQGLSLEDESSKKKASISSYKEAVKVVKDGTTTGWGQVVIPTKNETRAGLGC; encoded by the exons atggatcaaaggctcattgGGATTCTTAGagacagagatgaagatgatgtcaatgtgattgagccATACTTTGAAATTCCAGAATGCATAGAGATTGGTTATTACGGAAAAGCTGCTGTAgagcctctt ctatgtttggttcccagtgtgcaaatacctgctaaattcaaggtcccagactttgagaagtacaaaggtagttcttgtccacaaagtcatctcgtgatgtacgccagaaagatgtctacttatgcagataatcatcagttgcttatccattactttcaagacagtttgactggtgccgcactgaagtggtacacaggcttggatagcactaatattcggactttcaatgacctaggtgaggcctttgtccgacaatacaaatataactcggatatggctccagacagagatcagcttcggtccatggctcagaaagaccatgaagctttcaaagagtatgcccaacgatggagagaaactgctgctcagattaatccaccgttaaaagagaaagagatgacaaagatcttcttgaatactctcagtccattttattatgaacgcatgattgctagtgctccaagtgatttcaccgaaatggtaaacatggggatgcgtctagaagaaggagtccgaaccggacgtctgactaaagaaggtggatcttcaagcggaaccaaaaagttcggaagtggtttcccaaagaagaaagaacaaagtgttgacatggta tacaagattgtggatcagcttatgcagactccttcaaaaatctcaatactttcattactgttgaattcagaagcccacagagaagccctgatgaaggtcttagatcaagcttttgtggatcatgatgtgactgttgatcactttgatgggataatagctaacataacagcttgcaacaatttaagcttctgtgatgaagaactccccgaggagggtaaaaatcacaatcttgctttgcacatttctatgaactgtcagtcagactctttgtccaatgtgttagtagacaccggatcttccttgaatgttatgccaaagacgacttttgctcgcttgtcttaccaaggaatgcctatgaagttcagtggtgtagttgtcaaagcatttgatggatcgcgaaaatcggttattggcgaagtcaaccttcccatgacaattggtccacatacattccaaatcaccttccaggtcatggacatacaagctgcttatagctgtctgttaggacgaccatggattcatgaagcaggggcagtaacttctacgctccatcaaaagttaaagtttgtaacaaatggaaaattggtaacaataagtggagaacaagccttgatggtgagccatttatccaatttctctttcatcggtgctgatgatgtggaaggaactccgttccaaggtctctctttagaagacgaatcttccaagaagaaagcatcaatctcttcttacaaagaggcagtaaaagtagtgaaagatggaactaccactggctgggggcaagttgtgatccctaccaaaaatgaaaccagagcaggtctcggatgt